The following coding sequences lie in one Thermosulfuriphilus ammonigenes genomic window:
- the nagZ gene encoding beta-N-acetylhexosaminidase yields MTKLLRQVGRLFVVGLSEETLTREEEELIRTCGFNNFILFSRNVSSGRQVGLLCQALRKCCLSEGLEPPLIMVDEEGGPVQRLRGPCAPLPSARSLGHSNRPEKSVQILAKQTASCLKGLGINFNLVPVLDLATLGEKSFIYERSFGKEPSQVGRLGRIYIRTMAQMGVATCGKHFPGLGEVSLDPHLDLPRAYVSRETLLGRELEPFRQAIAAEVPAIMTSHVIYPALDPEQPATFSRKIVQLLRKGLGFQGLLLSDDLEMGAIAQNYSLTEAAEGAFYVGHDLLLFCHHLEQAAEAVEALAGDLSRGEIPEGRLLEALTRQRQLRAWLDRCGSL; encoded by the coding sequence ATGACGAAACTTCTCCGGCAAGTTGGCCGTCTTTTTGTCGTTGGACTCTCTGAAGAGACATTAACCAGAGAGGAAGAAGAGCTTATTAGGACCTGCGGCTTTAACAACTTCATCCTCTTTTCGCGCAATGTTTCTTCGGGAAGACAGGTGGGCCTGCTCTGTCAAGCCCTGCGAAAATGTTGTCTTTCTGAAGGATTGGAGCCCCCTCTTATTATGGTGGATGAAGAAGGAGGGCCGGTTCAGAGGTTAAGAGGGCCCTGTGCCCCCCTTCCTTCGGCAAGAAGCCTGGGCCACAGCAACCGTCCAGAAAAGAGCGTTCAAATTTTGGCCAAGCAGACTGCCTCCTGTCTAAAAGGGCTGGGCATCAATTTTAACCTGGTCCCCGTCCTTGATCTGGCCACCCTGGGGGAAAAATCTTTTATCTATGAACGCTCCTTTGGAAAGGAGCCCTCACAGGTAGGAAGATTGGGAAGAATCTATATCCGGACCATGGCTCAAATGGGAGTAGCCACCTGTGGCAAGCACTTCCCTGGTCTGGGAGAGGTGAGTCTCGATCCCCACCTTGACCTCCCGCGGGCCTATGTTTCCCGTGAAACTCTCCTGGGCCGGGAGCTTGAACCTTTCAGGCAGGCTATCGCCGCTGAGGTCCCGGCCATTATGACCTCCCATGTAATCTATCCCGCCCTTGATCCAGAACAACCGGCCACCTTCTCCCGAAAGATTGTCCAGCTTCTTCGAAAGGGTCTTGGTTTCCAGGGACTGCTTTTAAGTGATGACCTGGAGATGGGAGCCATTGCCCAAAATTACTCTCTGACAGAGGCCGCCGAGGGGGCCTTTTACGTAGGCCATGACCTTCTGCTCTTCTGCCACCATCTGGAGCAGGCCGCCGAAGCCGTCGAGGCCCTGGCCGGGGACCTTTCCCGAGGGGAGATCCCCGAGGGGCGACTTCTGGAGGCTTTGACTCGCCAAAGACAGCTTCGGGCCTGGCTTGACCGGTGTGGGAGCCTCTAG
- a CDS encoding methyl-accepting chemotaxis protein, protein MSWRNLFRLSIAGRLRFSIIGGVLLLTLASVLVAYFKGRALLLNSTSEHLVSLREAKAQEITHYFEFLGDSLSVMASNEEVKTALIDFSQAFKKAAAVVDLDLARRRLLEHYQSHFLPRINTEVPGVAPLRGASALLPRDPNALALQYLYIHEDFNRAPVGEKDRLVSLRLDFPYNRLHARHHPWFRQVLERLELYDIFLIDTQGNVVYTVFKEKDFATNLRHGPYARSGLAEAFRRASQAGADELVIVDFAPYEPSYNLPAAFMATPVFKAGQRIGVLCIQLSTATIDEIMSFHRRWADVGLGQTGEVYLVGPDKFMRNDSRFLDDLGPLVKKVGTTIGIIRVDTPAVAKALSGQRGVEMVTGYRGLPVFSAYAPLELPGGLHWAIVAEEAKEEIMAGPHRLAVYLLGAGLTLGVIVLALIGLLVDRSVIRPLKELVVTLKDSIVNADLTREISDTKVNCSEIQDCGQEACPSFGREGQCWYETGSYARRIHCIKLKDGTYKSCEECPVYRQAIVTEIDEITTFLHGFFRRLRELLNQVRHQGQKVVEESEMMIHAAAEMVTSAQTTEERSQQINQASQLASENVSGMAAALEEMTATISEVAKNTGEANAVAQEAAQEAGSAQEVIVHLQEASKKIGQISHLIGEIAEQTNLLALNATIEAARAGEAGKGFAVVAGEVKELARQTSQSVEEIDQVVRGLQERASQAVAAVERIVSVIQKVADFSTNVATAIEEQTSVINELSGNAQNVSTEVSGVSRMSEEIVAVVSQASSGAREVERAARDLRQLSEKLEEELNNFRI, encoded by the coding sequence ATGTCGTGGCGCAATCTTTTTCGCCTCTCTATTGCCGGTCGGTTGAGATTCTCCATTATTGGTGGGGTTCTTCTTCTCACCCTGGCTTCAGTTTTAGTGGCCTACTTTAAGGGGCGAGCCCTTCTTCTTAATAGCACCTCTGAACATCTTGTTTCCTTAAGAGAGGCCAAGGCCCAGGAAATTACCCATTACTTTGAGTTTCTGGGAGACAGTCTGAGCGTGATGGCCTCCAACGAGGAGGTTAAGACGGCTTTGATAGATTTCTCACAGGCCTTTAAAAAGGCAGCCGCGGTGGTGGATCTCGATCTGGCCCGTCGGCGTCTCCTTGAACACTATCAGAGCCACTTTCTGCCCCGGATAAACACGGAGGTTCCCGGAGTGGCCCCACTCCGCGGGGCCAGCGCCCTTTTGCCCCGGGATCCAAATGCCTTGGCCCTTCAATATCTTTATATTCACGAGGACTTCAACCGGGCCCCGGTGGGAGAGAAGGACCGTCTGGTTTCCCTGAGGCTTGATTTCCCTTACAACCGTCTTCATGCCCGTCATCATCCCTGGTTTCGACAGGTGCTAGAGAGGCTGGAGCTATACGATATTTTTCTTATCGATACCCAGGGCAATGTGGTCTATACGGTCTTTAAAGAGAAGGATTTCGCCACCAACCTTCGCCATGGGCCTTATGCCCGAAGCGGGCTGGCCGAGGCCTTTCGCCGAGCCAGTCAGGCCGGGGCTGACGAGCTGGTAATTGTCGATTTTGCTCCCTATGAGCCCAGCTACAACCTGCCGGCGGCCTTTATGGCTACCCCGGTCTTTAAGGCTGGTCAGCGAATTGGTGTTCTCTGCATCCAGCTTTCAACGGCCACTATTGACGAAATTATGAGCTTTCACCGGCGCTGGGCCGATGTCGGCCTAGGCCAGACTGGAGAAGTTTATCTGGTGGGCCCAGACAAGTTTATGCGTAACGACAGTCGTTTCCTTGATGATCTGGGGCCTCTGGTCAAAAAGGTGGGTACCACGATTGGAATAATCCGGGTAGACACCCCGGCGGTGGCCAAAGCCCTCTCTGGCCAAAGAGGCGTGGAAATGGTTACTGGTTATCGAGGTCTCCCGGTCTTCTCTGCCTATGCTCCCCTTGAACTTCCCGGTGGCCTCCACTGGGCTATTGTGGCCGAGGAGGCCAAAGAGGAAATCATGGCCGGTCCTCATCGTCTGGCCGTTTATCTCCTCGGGGCGGGCCTCACTCTGGGAGTGATTGTCTTGGCCCTTATCGGGCTGCTGGTGGATCGATCTGTCATCAGGCCCCTTAAAGAGCTGGTGGTCACCCTTAAAGACTCCATTGTCAACGCCGACCTTACCCGGGAGATCTCCGATACCAAGGTAAATTGCTCAGAGATTCAGGACTGCGGCCAGGAAGCCTGTCCTTCTTTTGGCCGTGAGGGCCAGTGCTGGTATGAAACCGGTAGCTATGCCCGGAGGATCCACTGCATAAAACTCAAAGACGGGACCTACAAAAGCTGTGAGGAATGTCCTGTTTACCGGCAGGCCATTGTCACCGAAATCGATGAAATAACCACCTTCCTCCATGGTTTTTTCCGTCGCCTTCGAGAGCTGTTGAATCAGGTCCGCCATCAGGGACAAAAGGTAGTAGAAGAATCGGAGATGATGATCCATGCGGCCGCGGAGATGGTCACCAGTGCTCAAACCACCGAGGAACGCAGTCAACAGATCAACCAGGCCTCTCAGCTGGCCAGCGAAAATGTCAGTGGCATGGCCGCCGCCCTGGAGGAAATGACAGCTACCATCTCCGAGGTGGCTAAAAATACCGGTGAGGCCAATGCCGTCGCCCAGGAGGCGGCTCAGGAGGCCGGTTCAGCCCAGGAAGTTATTGTCCACCTCCAGGAAGCCTCCAAAAAGATTGGGCAGATAAGCCATCTTATCGGTGAGATTGCCGAGCAGACCAATCTTTTGGCCCTAAACGCCACCATTGAGGCGGCCCGGGCCGGGGAGGCCGGCAAGGGCTTTGCCGTGGTGGCCGGCGAGGTCAAGGAGCTGGCCCGCCAGACTAGCCAGTCGGTGGAAGAAATAGACCAGGTCGTTCGGGGCCTTCAAGAGCGGGCCAGCCAGGCCGTAGCCGCTGTAGAACGGATCGTCTCCGTTATCCAGAAGGTAGCTGATTTTTCTACCAATGTGGCTACGGCCATCGAAGAGCAGACTTCGGTGATCAACGAACTGAGCGGCAACGCCCAGAACGTGAGCACCGAAGTCTCAGGGGTGAGCCGCATGAGTGAAGAGATAGTAGCCGTGGTAAGTCAAGCTTCCTCCGGGGCCAGGGAGGTAGAGCGGGCAGCCAGAGATCTGCGGCAGCTATCTGAGAAGCTGGAAGAAGAACTTAACAACTTTCGTATTTAA
- a CDS encoding cupin domain-containing protein, translated as MKVVDLKETRVFEGDIKKFWLHDSPYFRIINFNIKAGKTFPVHSHQVEGQLSILVLEGEGEFLGEGDKAIPARAGEMLICDISEPHGVRARTDMRILVTIAPPF; from the coding sequence TTGAAGGTCGTTGATCTTAAAGAAACAAGGGTTTTTGAGGGAGATATAAAGAAGTTCTGGCTCCATGATTCTCCTTATTTCCGGATCATTAATTTTAATATCAAGGCCGGAAAGACCTTTCCTGTCCATTCGCATCAAGTAGAGGGGCAGTTGAGTATCCTGGTCCTGGAGGGAGAGGGAGAATTTCTGGGAGAGGGGGACAAGGCTATCCCGGCCCGGGCCGGGGAGATGCTTATCTGTGATATCAGTGAGCCCCATGGTGTTCGGGCCCGGACTGATATGCGGATCTTGGTGACTATTGCTCCGCCCTTCTAG
- a CDS encoding CGGC domain-containing protein: MAKNILIIGCGSYIETGYGCPGDWKCFLAAAKNEGTFADYDEELKVVGFLRCRCPGRALVANVGYVKKNADFDAIHLSTCMVNAKPECKNHNMDELCKMLEEKYGVPVIKTTHNYG; encoded by the coding sequence ATGGCCAAAAACATCCTCATCATTGGTTGCGGCTCCTACATTGAGACTGGATATGGTTGCCCGGGAGACTGGAAGTGTTTTCTGGCGGCGGCCAAAAACGAAGGAACTTTTGCTGACTATGACGAAGAGCTAAAGGTGGTCGGCTTTCTGCGATGCCGCTGCCCGGGCCGCGCTCTGGTAGCCAATGTAGGCTATGTGAAGAAAAATGCTGACTTTGACGCTATTCATCTTTCTACCTGTATGGTCAACGCTAAGCCGGAATGCAAGAACCACAACATGGATGAACTCTGTAAGATGCTGGAAGAAAAGTACGGAGTGCCGGTGATCAAGACTACCCACAATTATGGTTAA
- a CDS encoding DegT/DnrJ/EryC1/StrS family aminotransferase: MEPLVGAKKEKNMEFIDLKRQYQRMKGEIDQALASVVKSGRFILGEPVRRLEEELAGFVGVPEAIGVSSGTDGLLLSLMALDVRPGEEIITTPFTFIATAEVISLLGARVVFADIDPQTYNLDPAAVEEVVRARRARGKLRGIIAVSLFGQCADLDALTEVAEEAGLFLIEDACQSLGATYKGRPSGGITELAVTSFFPAKPLGAYGDGGMIFCRHQGLGARLRALRVHGQRERYRHEEIGLNARLDALQAAVLLVKLKHFPQEIALRQHWAKAYDQRLAKISPVTPPFIAPGNTSVFAQYSIRVPERDALARYLKERGIPTAIHYPVPLHLQPAFASLGYRQGDFPVAEAVSQEILSLPFHPYLTQEEIELVAGAIEDFFALGT, translated from the coding sequence ATGGAGCCTCTGGTGGGGGCTAAAAAGGAGAAGAATATGGAGTTTATTGATCTTAAGCGACAATACCAAAGGATGAAGGGCGAGATAGACCAAGCCCTGGCCTCTGTAGTCAAGAGCGGACGATTTATCCTCGGGGAGCCAGTTCGGAGGCTGGAGGAAGAACTGGCCGGCTTTGTAGGGGTTCCGGAGGCCATCGGGGTCTCCTCGGGTACCGATGGCCTCCTCCTCAGCCTCATGGCCCTTGATGTCCGGCCCGGGGAAGAGATAATCACCACCCCTTTTACCTTCATCGCCACCGCCGAGGTGATCTCTCTTCTTGGTGCCAGGGTTGTCTTTGCCGACATTGACCCCCAAACCTACAATCTGGATCCGGCGGCGGTAGAAGAGGTTGTCAGGGCGCGGCGAGCCCGGGGAAAACTTCGGGGCATAATTGCGGTGAGTCTTTTTGGTCAGTGTGCAGACCTTGATGCCCTGACGGAGGTGGCCGAAGAAGCCGGACTTTTTCTTATTGAAGATGCCTGTCAATCTTTAGGGGCCACTTACAAAGGGCGACCTTCCGGAGGCATTACCGAGCTGGCCGTAACGTCCTTTTTTCCGGCCAAACCCTTGGGGGCTTACGGCGACGGGGGAATGATTTTTTGCCGCCACCAGGGATTGGGGGCCCGGCTGCGGGCCCTTAGGGTCCACGGCCAGAGAGAGCGCTATCGCCACGAGGAGATCGGCCTCAATGCCCGCCTGGATGCCCTCCAGGCGGCGGTTCTGCTGGTAAAGTTGAAGCACTTCCCCCAGGAGATCGCCCTGCGGCAGCACTGGGCCAAGGCCTACGACCAGCGCCTGGCAAAGATATCGCCGGTAACTCCACCCTTCATTGCCCCGGGGAACACCAGCGTCTTTGCCCAGTATTCCATTAGGGTCCCGGAGAGGGATGCCCTGGCCCGGTATCTCAAAGAGAGGGGCATTCCTACAGCCATTCACTACCCTGTGCCCCTTCATCTCCAGCCGGCCTTTGCCTCTCTGGGCTATCGCCAGGGGGATTTTCCGGTAGCCGAAGCTGTCAGCCAGGAGATTCTCTCCCTTCCTTTCCACCCCTATCTTACCCAAGAGGAGATAGAGCTGGTTGCCGGGGCCATCGAAGACTTTTTTGCCCTTGGCACCTAA
- a CDS encoding cysteine desulfurase family protein, with amino-acid sequence MKEVYLDYNATCPVAEEVIRAMEPYFSRYFGNPSSGHRWGQAAREALEEARRRLAQVLGVRPEEVVFLSGGTEANNAAIFGSLMAQPQKRHIITSQVEHPSVLNPCLRLLERGYEVTFVSVDETGLVDPDDIRRAIRRDTGLITIMQANNEVGTIEPIAEIGALAREAGVPFHVDAAQAMGKIPVRPDELLCDYLTLAGHKFYAPKGIGALYIREGAPFSPLLSGAGQEKGRRPGTEPVALAVGLSRAAELVTKDLAQEAQRQKALRDQLHEGLLALWPRLILNGHPKQRLPNTLNVSFLGLEASEILSRAPAIMATTGAACHDRSVSVSHVLAAMGRGPEEGKGTIRFSLGRPTTKEEIDQTLEILERCLKSHGASGGG; translated from the coding sequence ATGAAGGAAGTTTATCTAGACTACAATGCCACCTGCCCCGTGGCCGAAGAGGTGATTCGGGCCATGGAGCCTTATTTCAGTCGTTACTTTGGAAACCCCTCTTCGGGCCATCGATGGGGACAGGCAGCTCGAGAGGCCCTTGAAGAGGCCCGAAGGCGACTGGCTCAGGTCCTTGGAGTCCGCCCTGAAGAGGTGGTTTTCTTAAGCGGGGGAACAGAGGCCAACAACGCCGCTATTTTCGGCTCCCTGATGGCCCAGCCCCAGAAAAGACACATTATTACCAGCCAGGTGGAACACCCTTCGGTGCTCAACCCCTGTTTGCGGCTTCTGGAAAGGGGCTATGAGGTTACCTTTGTCTCGGTTGATGAGACTGGCCTAGTGGATCCTGATGATATTCGTCGGGCCATTCGCCGCGACACCGGGCTCATTACCATTATGCAGGCCAACAACGAGGTAGGAACCATTGAACCCATAGCTGAGATCGGAGCCTTAGCCCGGGAGGCTGGCGTTCCCTTCCACGTAGACGCCGCTCAGGCAATGGGTAAGATTCCGGTTCGCCCTGATGAACTCCTCTGCGACTACCTCACCCTGGCCGGCCACAAGTTCTATGCTCCCAAAGGCATTGGGGCCCTCTACATTCGGGAAGGGGCTCCCTTTTCTCCCCTTCTTTCTGGAGCCGGCCAGGAAAAGGGGCGCCGTCCGGGCACCGAACCTGTGGCCCTGGCCGTTGGTCTCAGTCGGGCCGCAGAACTGGTCACCAAAGACCTGGCCCAGGAAGCTCAGCGCCAGAAGGCCCTAAGGGATCAACTCCATGAGGGCCTTCTGGCCCTCTGGCCCCGTCTTATCCTTAATGGCCACCCTAAGCAGCGCTTGCCCAACACATTGAATGTCTCTTTCCTGGGCCTTGAGGCCTCAGAGATACTCTCCCGGGCTCCAGCGATCATGGCCACCACCGGAGCTGCCTGTCATGATCGTTCCGTCTCTGTAAGCCATGTGCTGGCGGCCATGGGACGAGGGCCTGAAGAGGGCAAAGGAACTATTCGTTTTTCTTTAGGACGCCCGACCACCAAAGAAGAAATTGACCAGACCTTAGAGATTTTAGAAAGATGCCTTAAGAGCCATGGAGCCTCTGGTGGGGGCTAA
- a CDS encoding septal ring lytic transglycosylase RlpA family protein, which translates to MRYLLWVGILALILVGCAPRLSYIPSPPGPKPPATQRPYTVNGKTYYPLPSSKGFVEEGLASWYGPGFHGRRTANGERYDMYQFTAAHKVLPMNTYVLVTNLENGRQTIVRINDRGPFVKGRIIDLSYAAARALGMHRQGVARVRLVALGEGHEIKTARGPKIVFDKIPDLTRGRFYVQVGAFRSLKNARRFSRQLRRLYPRVEVVRYRRPDGQIFYRVQIFAATSYKAAKRFEAVLEAAGFSGAFVVAR; encoded by the coding sequence GTGCGGTACCTTCTCTGGGTAGGAATTTTGGCCCTTATTCTGGTCGGTTGTGCCCCCCGATTAAGCTATATTCCCTCTCCCCCCGGCCCGAAGCCTCCAGCTACTCAGCGTCCCTACACCGTAAATGGTAAGACTTATTATCCTCTGCCTTCGTCTAAAGGTTTTGTGGAAGAGGGTCTGGCCAGCTGGTATGGTCCCGGGTTTCATGGTCGCCGGACAGCCAATGGAGAGCGTTATGATATGTACCAATTCACCGCGGCCCATAAAGTTCTACCTATGAACACCTATGTGTTGGTGACCAATCTGGAAAATGGCCGGCAGACCATTGTCCGTATCAACGATCGGGGGCCCTTTGTCAAGGGACGAATCATTGATCTCTCCTATGCGGCGGCCCGGGCCCTGGGAATGCATCGTCAGGGGGTGGCCAGAGTGCGTCTGGTGGCCTTGGGTGAGGGCCACGAAATAAAGACGGCTCGGGGGCCTAAAATTGTCTTTGATAAGATTCCTGATCTTACTCGGGGCCGCTTCTATGTACAGGTGGGGGCTTTCCGCTCTCTCAAAAATGCCCGTCGCTTCAGCCGACAGCTCCGCCGTCTTTATCCTCGGGTAGAGGTGGTCCGATACCGTCGTCCTGACGGGCAGATCTTCTATCGGGTGCAGATCTTTGCGGCCACCTCCTACAAGGCTGCCAAGCGGTTTGAGGCCGTCCTTGAGGCCGCCGGTTTTTCCGGGGCCTTTGTGGTGGCCCGTTAG
- the recA gene encoding recombinase RecA yields the protein MAVMDKKKAMELAISQIEKQFGKGAIMRLGEGGRIAEVPVIPTGSLSLDIATGIGGIPRGRITEIFGPESSGKTTLALHAIAEAQKAGGAAAFIDAEHALDVSYAQRLGVNLDELLVSQPDTGEQALEIAEVLTRSGAVDIIVIDSVAALVPRAELEGEMGDMQVGLQARLMSQALRKLTAAINRSKTAVVFINQIRMKIGGFGYGSPETTTGGNALKFYATMRLDIRRIGAIKDGTQSLGNRTRVKVVKNKLAPPFKEAEFDIYYGEGISRAAEILDLGVAMSIIDKAGSWYSYQGERLGQGREAVRRHLRDTPELAAEIEEKIRLSAGLKPTKGQEAQVAEG from the coding sequence ATGGCTGTAATGGACAAAAAGAAGGCCATGGAGTTGGCCATCTCCCAGATAGAGAAACAGTTTGGCAAAGGGGCCATTATGCGCCTGGGGGAGGGGGGGCGGATAGCCGAGGTTCCGGTGATTCCTACCGGATCACTGAGCCTGGATATCGCCACTGGCATAGGCGGTATCCCCCGAGGAAGAATTACGGAGATTTTTGGTCCAGAGTCTTCGGGTAAGACAACTCTGGCCCTTCACGCTATTGCCGAGGCCCAGAAGGCGGGAGGGGCGGCAGCCTTTATTGATGCCGAACACGCTCTGGATGTCTCTTACGCCCAGCGTTTAGGGGTTAACCTGGATGAACTTCTGGTCTCCCAGCCAGATACCGGGGAACAGGCCCTGGAGATCGCTGAGGTCTTAACCAGATCCGGGGCGGTGGACATCATTGTCATTGATTCCGTGGCCGCCCTGGTTCCCCGGGCCGAACTGGAGGGAGAGATGGGCGATATGCAGGTTGGCCTTCAGGCCCGCCTGATGTCTCAGGCCCTCCGTAAGCTTACGGCGGCTATCAATCGTTCAAAAACGGCCGTTGTCTTTATCAACCAGATCCGGATGAAGATCGGCGGCTTTGGTTATGGCAGCCCGGAGACCACCACGGGAGGTAACGCCCTTAAATTCTACGCCACCATGCGCCTGGATATTCGCCGTATCGGGGCCATTAAAGACGGCACCCAGTCCTTGGGTAACCGCACCCGGGTCAAGGTGGTCAAGAACAAGCTGGCTCCACCTTTTAAGGAGGCGGAGTTTGATATTTACTACGGTGAGGGTATCTCCCGGGCCGCGGAGATACTTGATCTGGGGGTGGCCATGTCCATCATCGACAAGGCTGGCTCTTGGTACTCTTACCAGGGAGAGCGCCTCGGTCAGGGCCGGGAGGCGGTTCGGCGCCATCTGCGCGACACCCCGGAGCTGGCCGCCGAAATCGAAGAAAAGATTCGCCTCTCTGCTGGTCTGAAGCCGACAAAGGGGCAAGAGGCCCAGGTCGCGGAAGGCTAA
- the alaS gene encoding alanine--tRNA ligase: MQALKGAEIRRLFLDFFADRGHEIVPSSSLIPADDPTLLFTNAGMVQFKKVFLGQERRSYRRAASCQKCIRAGGKHNDLENVGYTARHHTFFEMLGNFSFGDYFKAEAIEFAWEFLTEVLKLPRERLWVTVFRDDDEAAELWMKIAKVPADRIVRLGEKDNFWSMGDTGPCGPCSEIIFDQGPKVGCGRPECAVGCDCDRYLELWNLVFMQYNRTKDGRLEPLPRPSIDTGMGLERITATVQGKTSNYESDLFAGLLRRLEDLSGRHYGQEEKFDIAMRVIADHSRAAAFLIADGVLPSNEGRGYVLRRIIRRAARFGKILELTSPFLFSVARVVIEEMGQVYPELNQNQMTIEKVLEHEEQRFAETLEFGLRLLSQEIARLRSRGEEVIPGEFIFRLYDTYGFPYDIVRDVAIEAGLKLDMEGFSREMEAQRARSRAARRAADISAATIYQEMAQRGQGVRFVGYETTEAQSRLLAIVKEGREQPEARVKETVELIFEETPFYGEAGGQVGDTGLVVAPKGRARVEDTVRVGDVFVHRAKVEEGRLAVGDVCQLVVLSDRRRAIACNHTATHLLHAALRQVLGEHVKQSGSLVAPDRLRFDFSHFEALTLEQIFAIEDLVNEKIRQDLPLQVEILPLKEALSRGAVALFGEKYGETVRLVSIPGFSQELCGGTHVSRTGEIGFFKIVAESSVAAGIRRIEAVTAQKAVDFVHTLEKERLELAALLKTSPRELIGRAERLLAEIKDLERKLEHLATQGVMPDVDKLIAAAPEVSGVKVVWAKVPLDDPKLLREVGDRFRDRLGSGVVVLGAEARGKAHLLVMVTPDLTARLKAGEIIRELAKIVGGGGGGRPEMAQAGGPKVAKLSEALEQAPKVVAERLG; encoded by the coding sequence GTGCAAGCACTCAAGGGAGCGGAAATACGCCGCCTATTTCTGGATTTTTTTGCTGATCGAGGTCATGAGATTGTTCCCAGTTCTTCCCTGATCCCCGCGGATGATCCAACTCTCCTTTTTACCAATGCCGGCATGGTCCAGTTTAAAAAGGTCTTTTTGGGCCAGGAGCGGCGTAGCTATCGTCGGGCAGCCTCCTGCCAGAAGTGCATTAGGGCCGGCGGCAAACACAACGACCTGGAAAACGTAGGTTATACGGCCCGCCATCACACCTTCTTTGAGATGTTGGGCAACTTTTCCTTTGGTGACTACTTCAAGGCCGAGGCCATAGAGTTCGCCTGGGAGTTCCTGACAGAGGTTCTAAAGCTGCCCCGGGAGCGTCTGTGGGTGACTGTCTTTCGTGACGACGACGAGGCCGCTGAACTCTGGATGAAGATCGCCAAGGTGCCGGCAGACCGCATCGTCCGCCTGGGAGAGAAAGACAACTTCTGGTCCATGGGAGACACGGGTCCCTGCGGGCCCTGTTCGGAGATCATCTTTGATCAGGGGCCTAAGGTGGGCTGTGGCCGGCCCGAGTGTGCCGTGGGTTGTGACTGCGATCGCTACCTTGAGCTCTGGAACCTGGTCTTTATGCAATACAACCGGACCAAAGACGGCCGTCTGGAGCCTCTGCCCCGTCCTTCAATAGATACAGGTATGGGGCTTGAGCGCATTACGGCCACGGTTCAAGGCAAGACCAGTAATTACGAAAGCGATCTTTTTGCCGGTCTTCTTCGTCGTCTGGAGGATCTCTCCGGGCGCCACTATGGCCAGGAGGAAAAATTTGACATTGCCATGCGGGTCATTGCTGATCATAGCCGGGCGGCGGCCTTTCTTATTGCCGATGGAGTCCTGCCCTCTAACGAGGGGCGGGGCTATGTCCTCCGGCGTATTATTCGGCGGGCGGCCCGTTTTGGAAAGATTCTTGAGCTGACCTCTCCCTTTCTTTTTTCGGTGGCCAGAGTAGTCATCGAAGAGATGGGGCAAGTCTATCCCGAACTGAATCAAAATCAGATGACCATAGAGAAGGTCTTAGAACACGAAGAGCAACGTTTTGCCGAAACCCTTGAATTCGGCCTTCGGCTACTTTCACAGGAGATAGCCCGTCTCCGGAGCCGGGGAGAGGAGGTAATCCCCGGAGAATTTATCTTTCGCCTCTACGACACCTACGGCTTTCCCTACGATATTGTTCGCGATGTGGCCATAGAGGCCGGCCTAAAGCTTGATATGGAGGGGTTTTCCCGGGAAATGGAAGCCCAGCGAGCCCGTAGCCGGGCCGCCCGGAGAGCGGCTGATATTTCGGCCGCGACGATCTACCAGGAAATGGCCCAGCGGGGTCAGGGTGTCCGATTTGTGGGTTATGAGACCACAGAGGCACAGTCCCGGCTTTTAGCTATCGTCAAAGAGGGCCGGGAGCAGCCTGAGGCCCGGGTCAAGGAGACCGTAGAGCTAATTTTTGAAGAAACGCCCTTTTATGGGGAGGCCGGGGGTCAGGTGGGCGACACCGGCTTGGTGGTTGCTCCAAAGGGGCGGGCTCGGGTTGAAGACACCGTTCGGGTGGGTGATGTCTTTGTTCATCGGGCCAAGGTGGAGGAGGGGCGCCTGGCAGTAGGAGATGTCTGTCAGCTGGTTGTCCTTTCCGACCGCCGGCGGGCTATTGCCTGCAACCATACAGCCACCCATCTTCTTCATGCTGCTCTCAGGCAAGTTCTGGGAGAGCATGTTAAGCAGTCTGGCAGCTTGGTGGCCCCGGACCGGCTTCGTTTTGACTTCAGCCACTTTGAGGCTTTGACTCTGGAGCAGATCTTTGCCATTGAAGACCTGGTCAACGAAAAAATTCGTCAGGATCTGCCTCTTCAGGTGGAGATACTGCCTCTCAAAGAGGCCCTTTCGCGGGGGGCCGTGGCCCTTTTCGGGGAAAAGTATGGAGAGACGGTTCGTCTGGTCTCCATCCCCGGGTTTTCCCAGGAGCTGTGCGGTGGGACCCATGTCTCCCGGACAGGAGAGATCGGTTTTTTTAAGATTGTGGCCGAGTCTAGCGTGGCCGCGGGCATCCGACGTATTGAGGCTGTTACCGCCCAAAAGGCCGTAGACTTTGTCCACACCTTGGAGAAAGAGCGTCTTGAGCTGGCGGCCCTCCTTAAGACCTCTCCCCGGGAGTTGATAGGCCGGGCCGAGCGGCTTTTAGCCGAGATTAAAGACCTGGAGCGCAAGCTCGAGCACCTGGCCACCCAGGGGGTCATGCCCGATGTGGATAAGCTTATCGCCGCCGCTCCCGAGGTCTCCGGGGTAAAGGTGGTCTGGGCTAAGGTGCCCCTTGATGATCCCAAGCTTCTCCGGGAAGTGGGAGATCGATTCCGTGACCGTCTTGGTTCTGGCGTGGTGGTTCTGGGAGCTGAGGCCCGGGGCAAGGCCCATCTTCTGGTTATGGTTACCCCGGATCTTACGGCCCGCCTCAAGGCAGGAGAGATTATCCGGGAGCTGGCCAAGATAGTCGGTGGTGGTGGAGGGGGGCGTCCAGAGATGGCCCAGGCCGGGGGCCCCAAGGTAGCCAAGCTTTCGGAGGCCCTTGAGCAGGCCCCGAAGGTTGTTGCTGAAAGGCTTGGTTGA